Below is a genomic region from Vanessa tameamea isolate UH-Manoa-2023 chromosome 14, ilVanTame1 primary haplotype, whole genome shotgun sequence.
tgatgaataataattaatttaagtgaaGGAGtgacttaattgtatttatgtaaaatttattgcatacctaaatttaatatcataatgttGCAAGATAGCATCAGCATGCCTTATACACCCAAAACTTTAactttctttatataaatttactattccTTTCTAAGCTTATatcagtatattttaatacaatatttaatgtgttgtgtatcaaaataagataaatagcaataaattttaataaagattaatttattacttattacgattaaatataagtttatcaTTGAGATAGATGgtgaaattagaaatatataaatttctaatataatatatatatatatatatatatatatatatatatatattaataataataattttattacaaaattattatttcagatctatatatatttacataagagtaatatttatataaggaaGGCCttgattatacaattataaaaattatacaaatttgttTCATCATGATCAtatcatcataatcagcctgtactagtccactgctggacataggcctcccccaaggcacgccactgagcccgatcttcggcccttctcatccaccATAAATTTGATTACTCACTACCAAGTACCAACTTATGTAAACTTATCGTCGCCGCTCAATTGACCAAAGACAGCTGTcaaataaaggaaaatattaattccgtgatttattaaatacttggaTAAACTATTTGTTAGTCACAAAATAggaaaaattgaatttaaaaattactttcatAATTTGGTTATTAAACAACGTCAATATTTATGCAGTACAGTTTTGCAAGTTGCCACCCTTTACCCAATACCAATACCCATTGGCCAttattgacatgacatttaGGCAGCGATGCCAATGTGTAGAGAATTCCCCGAATTGCGGGGAATCGCAAGTGGATCGGGGATTGGTGTGGGGATTGTCACTATGCAGGGAAAACGAGGggaattttatacttatattataccaAAACAACAGGTAATTGATTCTTTAGCCGTTCATTTGTTAGTacgaaaattgaaattttagtcGATTATTAGTTAGCATTATACCGGAAACATTCGTAGCAGCCCAGAATTTAGATGATGAATGGTGAGCTGACGCTATGCTGGATTTCACTGAGCACGGGCTTGATGTGGACAACGATGCTGAATGCTACTGGAGAAAAGTATTCTCTTTTAAAAACACCGTAGGACAAAATTTGTTTCCAAATTTGAAGAAAGTGATCTAGTTTTTACTCGTGCTTCCATTCGCTAATGCATCAGTCGAGAGGaagttcagttttttttttacattagcatcctttaaatttcccactgcttggctaaggcctcttctccctttggggagatggttttggagcatattccaccacgctgctctaatgcgggttggtggcatgtggcagaatttcgttgaaattagacatatgcaggtttcctcacgatgttttccttcaccgccgagcctgagattaattataaacacaaattaagcacatgaaaattcagtggtgcctgcctgggtttgaacccgaaatgagttatttaaaaaatattaaaacattaaattgaaacaGACTACACACAGACATGATAGTTTCCTTAATGACTAGTAGAGACGCAATAAAAAAACAGGGTGGTATTCAAATTTATAccgaaaataatgttaaattgtaAGATATGGCAAAAaccttaataaaaacaaataaaacataaaaaagccttaataaaaacaaataaaacataaaaaagccttaataaaaacaaataaaacataaaactgcatgatttttttcctttatttctGTGTGGGGAATTTGTGGGGAATTGGGTTGTTTTTTTCCCCGAATTTGGGGAATTTCGCTTTGATTTTTGGGGCATTAGGTGAATAGGTATTGGCAACCCTGCATTTAGGTAACCTCACATttgtttctaatattaatttgtaaaaattgttattaaattaaaattgacaatcatatggttttattatttagtaaaaatgcgTTTGCTTCGTATAAATGGAACATTTCCTAAATTAAGAAAACTCATATGTAGAAGATATGCTCAAGCTATACAAGCAGAGGAGAATGAATATACTGAAACTCCAGTGTATCCTCCAATATTAGACATGAGCTTACAGGCTAGAAAATTACGAGAAAGAGAGACAATCCATAAaaagatagaaaatattaatacagttgaagaaaaacaaattgCTTTAAATATGCCTCGATATTACGGCTGGCAGTGCGTTATTTTACACGACGATAAAGTACCCTACAACGCATTACCTTTGGTTCAGCATTATACCAGAACGAGTTTCAAGAATATAGACAAACTTCCTGATATATATACGCAATCGTCATCAGTAGCAGACAGTGTGGTGCAAGAAATAAAACCATATATTGAAGAATGCATAGCCATAGAAAATGAGGGGGTGGAGTGAGTGCTACAACtgttcttgtattatttttaattccttcttaatttatttgttacctaaaaatactataataatgaaGGGGATTTCTATGCCCTTTGTTTTAGACCtcatcaatttaaaacaaatatgtgtTCGCATTACAAAGATTTTTCATAGAAAAAGTTATCAATTTTGAccaaattttgtaatataaagcaTAAGccataaataaaactttcaagGGTATAAGTTAAAGTCATTCATAGATTTAGGGTTCTTATGAAAGTCTATTGCAATCAAAGattctgaatttaattttttttatttgtgtcttgtattttaaatgttaaaatatgtattttgtattttgatgCTGCTCCACCCATATCGCCTTATAATTAGGCAAAGCTTTCGatagaatactttttattgtaattatcattttgagttaaatatatgttgattaataaaaatatatttataggcaTAATATTGTGACAAGTGTTCATAAACCAGAACAACAACAAATTGAAAATGCAAAGACAAgaaatattgttaaacaaataaacagaatCATATCAAACAATTTGACTGATAAGGTGTCGCACATTCTATCGTCACAGGTCAGTCTTGTTTTTATGTTCCTCATTGATGAATTAtactcaacatttttttaaaaagtttagtaGCTCATAAATTATGTCtagaattcatatttaatatttataggttGATTATGATCCTCGTCATGAAGCATTCTGGTTCATTGGTGGTGTCGATGTCCCAAATAATGTAGTTAATTGGaggaaaaaatttaaatggcTAAAAGATAGAGCACATGAACCTCTTGACAGGCCTGTACAATACTTaggtaagaaaataaataatcattaaatcatATCACAGATAAATTAATCTCtaatcatcaaaataaaaaaaaaaatttcaacttcTTGGCATTCAAAGTCTTGACTACACACTCTATATTCTACACTTTTCCTATGGTTGGGGGTGCATTGACCATGTCTGAAATGGTTTATATATCTTGCAGGACTGATGTATATGGATTTGGGGCTTATTTTTTATCAGGAAGTTCATTTGCCAGTTTGACTAcataattcaaatgaaaaaaaatcaatttcccATGCAAGGCTTATTGGTCAAAAGGACCAAAGGAGCCTATAATCTCGCAGTTTTATATagccaatttaaaaatgttaacaagaataaaaattataattttccatTATCAATAACCATGTTTTAGGCTCTCCATTGTTAACAATAAGGAATCAGCTACCTCTGAAGCCAGTAATACCGTATAGTGAAGCAGAAAATCCAGAATTTAAAGTGCCTGTATATTCCTGCGTGCCAGAAACTGTaggatattattcaaattatcgaCATGGTACTAATATTccaggtaaaaaataaataatacattttataaaatttatttaatgttatattagggtcatttttgaattttataacattttaattagttttaggattcatttgttattcttgtaaattatatacacacaGCATACACAGTAGTCCCTAGCTTGTTGAACAAATTCAATAAACagttagtaatataattaaatatattttttaggtttttgGCCAGGTGATTTTGATGAATTTGGTATGCTATCATATCACGGCCGGGGTCACCTTCTAGACAGAAGTGAATCATATGGTGCAGAAGACAACTTGGAAGCACTCCATTGTCAAGCTATTAAAGCTAGTTTCGGATGGCTCTTAGCTCAAGCCAATTATAAAGGTTTTACAACATACAATGACCTGACATATCCTTTAGTAACACAGACTGTCATAACCAATGGTCATCTAATGTCTTTTTATGTCTATCAGTTAAATACCATTACCATGCACAGCGATAAGGTTGACAATAACccaaaatataacatatgtttTGGTACAAAGCCATTGGCATTATATGATTCTATTGAAAATGGTAAAGTAAAAGGCTTGAATGAAGATGTATTGAAAATGttagtacaattttatttaaatgccccAGAAGAAAGAGACCATGAGATGGCGCCCTTTCTAGGCAAGGAGGAGCAAATAATCGCTGATATTGAAGATGACAACAGGCGCTGTTGGTTAGAATCGACGTACAAACATATTGTTTCAAACAGACCTAAACATCTATTGCCACCGGAACTTTATCTCTGGGAAAAGatatacaagattaaatttaatactcgATTTTTCGAAGCCAAGAGAAAACCATTTGAATTTGACATTAATCCATTCAACAGGCGGCTCGATGATCATTTACCCCCCTATATTCCGAAAGTGTTAAGGCCTTATCCGAGAAGCAAAAAGAAGTTTGAAACAACTTACTACCCAAAAGTCTaagttaaataatgtaatacttaacatcattaataaattatagtcatagtcatataaaaaatgtttttctgtcAATTGATCTTCTTTAATGGTCTCATTATCAGTTAATTaccaataatgataatatttattaataaaaaatatttataaaatataattgtaaaaaaatgaacaattaCATGGTAGATCCAGGACAATACAGGGTTCACGGTAGAATCGCAAAGCGTTGCTGTGGCGCCCGTCGAAGAGACGGAGAggataccgctggttttttagtgggtgtTCCGGGGTGCACCCCACTTCCTCTAGAACTTTTTTCCAGTGAGACTAAAAAAAAAGGACAATACAAATTACCTTAAGAAAACGGCAGCCGGGATACCCTGCCGTAGGCATTAGCGAGGGGTGTGGGGGGGTGAGATCATCTTCGCCCCTGAGGAGAGCTCTGCCGAGCCCCGAGCGGGGCACTGCACAGGATGCGTTATATTGACACCATCCCGCAGCCTTTCCGATCCGTACCGAGGACGGCCATCGCAATGTCTTAGTGGATAAAAATCCCACATAATCCGGTTCTCCCACCCCCAGCCCGGGTAACTTTCAGCGGTAGCATGTGAAAGCCATTCCATGACGCCCGCCGAATAGAAACGGAGATTGGAGAGTACAGCTGGTTTTTAAACGGATTGTGGATGTGTGCGTGTGGGTGTGTGGATGTGTCGCTTGAGATAAAGTTatagaaataatgtttttttttgtttcatcgtACGTCTTGTTTACCACAATTATCACATGTTTTTCAAAACATAAACTAATCAGGTTCATATATAAGATACAATAGCTCTAAATACAACTGTTACTGCTCATAAAGGAATATTTCTGTCTGCCTGCAGTCGTATcacaattgaatatgaatagcgcagatttaaattattgacatgttttttttaataagcttatCTGAAAAGCAATAATGAACTATGCGATCAATAAGAAAATTTTCTTCAGGTGGCTTCAATTTTACTGCATTGAAAGTTTCATTTTTCATAGATATTTGTTACTCAATCGTGTTGTCTGTTCCTGcgagatagttttttttttgttattcagaGAGAAACAAGCCAGAAGaaattcatactaatattataaatgcgaaagtaactgtctgtctgtctgtctcgctttcacgtcaaaactactggaccgatttaaatgaaatttggtacacaaatagtctagagcctgagaaaggacataggctactttatatttggaaaaagtgctgtaaggggttgaaaagagggatgaaagtttataagttgttgaaagtattgtaatttttaggactagaagcataaaacttatattttagtctgtatacttataaactaacatatcatgacactcactaaggagcgaattttggaaatttcacccctttaggtgaaataggggttgaacgtttgtatggaaatccgttaggttttaa
It encodes:
- the LOC113398633 gene encoding large ribosomal subunit protein mL65; translated protein: MRLLRINGTFPKLRKLICRRYAQAIQAEENEYTETPVYPPILDMSLQARKLRERETIHKKIENINTVEEKQIALNMPRYYGWQCVILHDDKVPYNALPLVQHYTRTSFKNIDKLPDIYTQSSSVADSVVQEIKPYIEECIAIENEGVEHNIVTSVHKPEQQQIENAKTRNIVKQINRIISNNLTDKVSHILSSQVDYDPRHEAFWFIGGVDVPNNVVNWRKKFKWLKDRAHEPLDRPVQYLGSPLLTIRNQLPLKPVIPYSEAENPEFKVPVYSCVPETVGYYSNYRHGTNIPGFWPGDFDEFGMLSYHGRGHLLDRSESYGAEDNLEALHCQAIKASFGWLLAQANYKGFTTYNDLTYPLVTQTVITNGHLMSFYVYQLNTITMHSDKVDNNPKYNICFGTKPLALYDSIENGKVKGLNEDVLKMLVQFYLNAPEERDHEMAPFLGKEEQIIADIEDDNRRCWLESTYKHIVSNRPKHLLPPELYLWEKIYKIKFNTRFFEAKRKPFEFDINPFNRRLDDHLPPYIPKVLRPYPRSKKKFETTYYPKV